The following DNA comes from Streptomyces pristinaespiralis.
CTCCACGGTCTCCGGGGTGGCGGTGGTGGACGCGCCCGTGGTCGTGTACGTGCGGAAGTCGTCGGCCTTCAGGGTGGCCATCTCGCCGTCGTCGAGGGTGACGATCTGGCGGGTGTGGGCGACCAGGGCGGCGACGTCGGAGGCGACGAACATCTCCTTCTCGCCGATGCCGAGGACGACGGGCGAGCCGTTGCGGGCCACCACGATGCGGTCGGCGAAGTCGGCGTGCATCACGGCGATGCCGTAGGTGCCCTCGATCGCCTTGACGGCCTCGCGGACCTTCTCCTCCAGGGTGGTGGCCTGGGAGCGGGCGATCAGGTGGGTGATGACCTCGGTGTCGGTCTCCGACGCGAAGACGACCCCGTCCGCCTCGAGCTTGACGCGCAGCTCGGCGGCGTTGTCCACGATGCCGTTGTGGACGACGGCGACCTTGTTCTCCGGGTCCAGGTGCGGGTGGGAGTTGATGTCGCTGGGGGCGCCGTGGGTGGCCCACCGGGTGTGGGCGATGCCGGTGGTGCCGGCGAAGCGCTTGGGGACGCGGGCCTCGAGGTCACGGACCCGGCCCTTGGCCTTGACCATCTTCAGCCCGGGGGACTTGGGGCTGCTGATGACCACGCCCGCGGAGTCGTAGCCGCGGTACTCCAGCCGCTGCAGACCCTCCAGCAGCAGCGGAGCAACGTCACGCTTGCCGATGTATCCGACAATTCCACACATATGGTTTCTGCCCCTCCATAGATCAGAAGTGTGCCCGGCCCCGGTGGGGCTGCTCAGCCGTAGACCATGCGGCGCAGCTGGCGGAGCGAGAGCTCCGGCGGCGCCACTGCGCGGTGCGGCAGTTCGGCCGCGATCCGCTCGAAGATCTCGGTGTTCACCGCGCCGCCGGACTTGAGTTCGCGATGGCGGCGGCGGACGAACTCCTCGGTCGTCTCGTCGAAGTACGCCAGTACATCGAGCACCACCCGGGCGGCTTCACCGCGCTGGAGCGCGGTGCTGCGCACCAGGTGGTCGATGAGGTCGTCGTGCGACAGGCGCACAGACGGGCGAGGTTCGAGCACCCGTAGATACTGGAGGGCGGACGCCGCTCTTCGCAAGAATCCTGCCCGAATCCGGGCAGGAGATAGCTCACACCCGTCCGGAGCGGTCCGCTCCGGGGTGCTGTACCCGTCCTCGGCCGACGATTCGGGCTGCCCCTGCCACCGACGCCGGCGTGGGCGGTCCGTCCGGACGACTTCCGGCGACGGGTGATTTCCTCTCGGGTGGTACGAGTAAGTGGTCTACACCTTGACCGCAGTTGAGGCGCGCGGTACGCATGGTGATCGAGCGGTTGCTCTGCGCACAGACGAGAAGCCCGTCGAAGGGATGCCAGCCTGTGAGTCAGCCCAGACCGATCCCCCGTCTCCTCGGTTCACTGTTGCTCGTCACGGCGGCCGCCCTCTCCGGCGCCGTCGCCTCGGGCCCGGCCGCCGCCTCCGGCGCCGACAGAGCCGCCACCGTCCGGCCGCTCGGCCAGATCGTCCCCGCACCCGCCTCCGCCGAGCCGGGCGGCGCCCCCTACACCCTGACCGCCGCCGCCACGATCCGGACCGACGCCTCACCCGAGGCGCGCGCCGTCGGAGAGCGCCTCGCCGAAGTGCTGCGCCCGTCGACCGGTTACGCCCTGCCGGTCACCACCCGGCCCGCCGCCAGGTCGATCAGCCTGCGGCTCGGCGCGGGGGAGAGCGCACTGGGCGAGGAGGGCTACCGCCTGAAGTCCGCCCCCGGCGGGGTCACCATCACCGCGCACCGGCCGGCCGGCCTCTTCCACGGTGTGCAGACGCTGCGTCAGCTGCTGCCCGCCGCGATCGAGGCGGACACGGCCCGCCCCGGCCCGTGGCAGGTCGCGGGCGGCACGATCACCGACGTCCCGCGCTACTCCCACCGGGGCGCGATGCTCGACGTATCGCGGCACTTCCTCACCGTCGAGCAGGTCAAGCGCTACATCGACCACCTCGCCCTCTACAAGATCAACACGCTTCATCTCCATCTCTCCGACGACCAGGGCTGGCGCATCGCCATCGACTCGTGGCCGCGGCTGGCCACCTACGGCGGCTCGACCCAGGTCGGCGGCGGCCCCGGCGGTCACTACACCAAGGCCCAGTACAAGGAGATCGTCCGCTACGCCGCCACCCGCTACCTGGAGGTCGTGCCGGAGATCGACATGCCGGGCCACACCAACGCCGCCCTCGCCTCGTACGCCGAGCTCAACTGCGACGGCGTGGCCCCGCCGCTCTACACGGGCACGGCCGTCGGCTTCAGCTCGCTGTGCGTGCGCAAGGAGCTGACGTACGACTTCGTGGACGACGTGATCCGGGAGGTGGCCGCGCTCACGCCGGGCAGGTACATCCACATCGGCGGCGACGAGGCGCACTCCACCAGCCACGAGGACTATGTGGCGTTCATGAACAGGGTGCAGCCGATCGTCGCCGAGTACGGCAAGAAGGTCATCGGCTGGCACCAGGTGACCGGCGCGACCCCGCAGAAGGGCGCGCTGGCCCAGTACTGGGGCCTCGACGGCACCAGCCAGGCGGAGAAGGCACAGGTCGCGGAGGCGGCGAGGAACGGCACCGGGCTGATCCTCTCGCCGGCCGACCGGGTCTACCTGGATATGAAGTACAACAAGGAGACCAAGCTGGGTCTCGCCTGGGCCGGGTACGTCGAAGTGCAGCGGTCCTACGACTGGGATCCGGCGAACTACCTGCCGGGCGTACCCGCGAGCGCCGTGAAGGGGGTGGAGGCGCCGCTGTGGACGGAGACCATCTCCACCGACGCGCACATCGACCAGATGGCGTTCCCGCGTCTGCCGGGTGTCGCGGAGCTCGGCTGGTCACCGGCGTCCACGCACGACTGGGGCACCTACAAGGTGCGGCTCGCGGCGCAGGGGC
Coding sequences within:
- a CDS encoding beta-N-acetylhexosaminidase, which codes for MSQPRPIPRLLGSLLLVTAAALSGAVASGPAAASGADRAATVRPLGQIVPAPASAEPGGAPYTLTAAATIRTDASPEARAVGERLAEVLRPSTGYALPVTTRPAARSISLRLGAGESALGEEGYRLKSAPGGVTITAHRPAGLFHGVQTLRQLLPAAIEADTARPGPWQVAGGTITDVPRYSHRGAMLDVSRHFLTVEQVKRYIDHLALYKINTLHLHLSDDQGWRIAIDSWPRLATYGGSTQVGGGPGGHYTKAQYKEIVRYAATRYLEVVPEIDMPGHTNAALASYAELNCDGVAPPLYTGTAVGFSSLCVRKELTYDFVDDVIREVAALTPGRYIHIGGDEAHSTSHEDYVAFMNRVQPIVAEYGKKVIGWHQVTGATPQKGALAQYWGLDGTSQAEKAQVAEAARNGTGLILSPADRVYLDMKYNKETKLGLAWAGYVEVQRSYDWDPANYLPGVPASAVKGVEAPLWTETISTDAHIDQMAFPRLPGVAELGWSPASTHDWGTYKVRLAAQGPRLSALGIDFYRSPQVPWPAQ